One Peromyscus maniculatus bairdii isolate BWxNUB_F1_BW_parent chromosome 14, HU_Pman_BW_mat_3.1, whole genome shotgun sequence genomic window carries:
- the Crip1 gene encoding cysteine-rich protein 1: protein MPKCPKCDKEVYFAERVTSLGKDWHRPCLKCEKCGKTLTSGGHAEHEGKPYCNHPCYSAMFGPKGFGRGGAESHTFK, encoded by the exons ATGCCGAAGTGCCCCAAGTGCGACAAGGAGGTGTATTTCG CTGAGCGAGTGACGTCCCTAGGCAAGGACTGGCATCGGCCCTGCCTGAAGTGTGAGAAATGTGGGAAGACGCTGACCTCGGGGGGCCATGCCGAG CATGAAGGCAAGCCCTACTGCAACCATCCTTGTTACTCAGCCATGTTTGGGCCCAAAG gctttGGGCGAGGTGGAGCTGAGAGCCACACTTTCAAGTAG